A stretch of the Pelmatolapia mariae isolate MD_Pm_ZW linkage group LG23, Pm_UMD_F_2, whole genome shotgun sequence genome encodes the following:
- the LOC134621390 gene encoding gamma-crystallin M2-like: MERTGKIFFYEDKNFQGRYFECSSDCPELSSHFSRCNSIRVESGAWVIYERPQYMGYQYILSKGEYPNYQSWNGFNETIRSCRFIRYPSTRHRIRIYERPDFSGQMIEFSEDMPNLQDRWRYRDIHSAHVQDGTWVFYEHPSYRGRQYLLEKGEYRRHSEWGALHPSVGSIRRVVDF, translated from the exons ATGGAGCGCACAGGGAAG ATCTTTTTTTACGAGGACAAGAACTTCCAGGGTCGTTACTTCGAATGCAGCAGCGACTGTCCCGAGCTAAGTTCCCACTTCAGCCGCTGTAACTCTATTCGGGTGGAGAGTGGAGCCTGGGTCATCTATGAGAGACCCCAGTATATGGGCTACCAGTACATCCTCTCTAAAGGGGAGTACCCCAACTATCAGAGCTGGAACGGCTTCAATGAAACCATTCGCTCCTGTCGCTTCATTAGATAT CCATCCACCAGGCACAGGATCCGCATTTACGAACGTCCAGACTTCAGTGGCCAGATGATAGAGTTTAGCGAAGACATGCCCAACCTGCAGGACCGCTGGCGCTACCGCGACATCCACTCAGCCCACGTCCAGGACGGCACCTGGGTCTTCTATGAGCATCCGAGCTACAGGGGGCGCCAGTACCTGCTGGAAAAGGGCGAATACAGACGGCACTCGGAGTGGGGGGCTCTTCATCCATCTGTAGGCTCCATTAGACGCGTCGTGGACTTCTAG
- the LOC134621391 gene encoding gamma-crystallin S-1-like produces MSTKCIIFYEDKNFQGQSHECDNDSSDLHTYFPRCNSIRVEGGFWVVYERPNYMGYQYVLSPGEYPDYQYWLGINDSIRSCRIIRNVGNSWRLKVWEKPNFEGQSMEMADNLPAFPENWKSNNVHSCKVFEGAWVFFEHPNYRGRQYLLERGEYRRYAEWGGMQPSVGSIRRVKKQ; encoded by the exons ATGAgtacaaaatgt ATCATCTTTTACGAGGACAAAAACTTCCAGGGTCAGTCCCACGAGTGTGACAATGATTCCAGTGACCTGCACACCTACTTCCCCCGCTGCAACTCCATCAGAGTGGAGGGAGGATTCTGGGTAGTCTATGAAAGACCAAACTACATGGGCTACCAGTACGTGCTAAGCCCAGGAGAGTATCCAGACTACCAGTATTGGCTAGGTATCAACGATTCCATCAGGTCCTGTCGAATTATTCGAAAT GTGGGGAATTCATGGAGGCTGAAAGTTTGGGAAAAACCAAACTTTGAAGGTCAGTCGATGGAGATGGCAGACAACTTGCCTGCCTTCCCCGAGAACTGGAAAAGCAACAATGTCCACTCTTGCAAGGTGTTCGAAGGAGCCTGGGTATTCTTTGAGCACCCAAACTACAGGGGGCGCCAGTACCTGCTTGAGAGGGGCGAATACAGGAGGTACGCTGAGTGGGGGGGCATGCAGCCCAGCGTTGGATCCATCCGCCGGGTTAAAAAGCAGTAG